A section of the Limosilactobacillus reuteri genome encodes:
- a CDS encoding GlsB/YeaQ/YmgE family stress response membrane protein, with protein MGLIWSLIVGAIIGAIAGAAAMGWIANIVAGLIGAWIGQGLLGTWGPSLAGMALIPSIIGAIILVLIVSLVVGRTSKK; from the coding sequence ATGGGACTTATTTGGTCATTAATCGTCGGGGCAATCATTGGGGCCATTGCTGGCGCAGCTGCTATGGGCTGGATTGCAAACATCGTAGCTGGTTTAATCGGTGCGTGGATTGGTCAAGGGCTCCTTGGCACTTGGGGCCCTTCGTTAGCTGGCATGGCATTGATACCATCGATCATCGGAGCAATTATTTTAGTTCTGATTGTTTCATTAGTTGTTGGTCGAACCAGTAAAAAGTAA
- a CDS encoding Asp23/Gls24 family envelope stress response protein: protein MQNVTPSEKTTTNEKSGVKGNLTFDDKVIQKIIGIALSEVDGLLTVDGGFFSNIAEKLVNTSDVTSGIDVEVGKKQVAVDLDIVAEYGIDISKLYDKIKNVIVREVKNMTELEVIEVNVNVVDIKTKEQYEKDSTSLQDRVSDATDKTKEAVSKGAKKSKETLGDSVDKVTSDNKSSRVN, encoded by the coding sequence TAACGCCAAGTGAGAAAACAACAACTAACGAAAAGTCTGGTGTTAAAGGCAATTTAACATTTGATGATAAGGTTATTCAAAAGATCATTGGTATCGCACTTTCTGAAGTAGATGGCTTATTAACCGTAGATGGCGGCTTTTTCTCAAATATTGCTGAAAAACTAGTTAATACTTCAGATGTCACATCAGGAATTGATGTAGAGGTTGGAAAAAAGCAGGTTGCAGTGGATCTCGACATTGTTGCTGAATACGGCATTGATATTTCTAAACTGTATGACAAGATCAAAAATGTTATCGTTCGGGAAGTAAAGAATATGACCGAATTAGAAGTAATTGAGGTAAATGTGAATGTTGTTGATATCAAGACAAAGGAGCAATATGAAAAAGATTCGACTTCTCTGCAAGATCGCGTGAGCGATGCCACAGACAAAACGAAGGAAGCCGTCAGTAAGGGCGCAAAGAAATCGAAGGAAACATTAGGTGACAGCGTTGATAAAGTAACGTCTGACAATAAATCTAGTCGTGTTAACTAA